Below is a window of Candidatus Acidiferrales bacterium DNA.
TCCTATAGTTGTTCTATTCGACTGACTTTCGTTCCAGTAGGTCCGGTGAGCGGGTGGCGGCGGAGGTTTTTACCGTTTCCTCTCCCCAAGGCCTTGCCGAAGGAGAACGGTGGTAGGCGAGACCACGCCACCTGCCTCGCCGGACATAACACTCTCCTCGCTGTTCTCTTCTGATGGTCAGATGATGGCCGGGCCCAGGATGAAACTCTCAAGAAAAGTACGGCTACGGCCGTTGGGCGAAGGCGCCGGTTGAGAGACCGCCGCCAAAACAGCCGAGCGCCTGTCTAAGTGCTCGACCCAGCGCGGTGCCAGTCCCGATGCCGGAGTTTCGGGAGGCCACATGGAACCGGCCTCGCCAGGCAGTGGAAACCAAATCCGGCCAGTTCATGCTGTGGCGGCAAGGCAAGCGGTGTCATCGCTCAGGCCGGCATAGGAGTAGATTTGTTCGATGGCGCAAGCCAGGCCGACCATGGGCGTGGGGAGAGCAGGTTGCCCTGCCGGGTCGGTGCGCACCACCCGCGCTCGGCATCGGACACGAACGCAATCTCCCTCCTCCCGCGCTATCGGAAGCTCCAATTCCAGATCGATCGGCGTGCCCTCAGGGACGATCCGGTCCGTCACCAGATAGACGCCGAGGCGACTCACATCGAAGGTCTCGCCGCGCAGCTCAACTAATTGATGGCGGGATTCCCTATACTGGCCGACCGCTCGAAGGCACAGCATAAAGCGCTTCGCTCGACGACGTTCCAACATTTCTATACCTCGGGCTTTTGCTAATGCACCTTGCTGGCCACGCGGCGAGGAGGGAATTGCCTGCATTTTCAGCGCATTGTCATAACGTACCAGGAACCAAACGAGGGACCAGTTCCATTGTGAAATCCCAAAGCTGGCTGGCCCGTTCTATCAGCGAGAATCACCTTCCACCGCTCTCCGCCCATAAATCGTCCTGACTCTGCGTTTCGGCGGAGCGCCGAAGCATGCCCTTGGCCGCGATCCTTCCTTTCTCTTCCCCGCAAGGCGCAGGGTCTGGGCCGGGGGCCAACAATTTCTGCCTGAGGGGTTGACGCGCCACCGTCGCCTGAGGGAGGATAGGGGTTGCGCTGAAGCGTCAGATTGCCTGCCCGACGCTGCTTGGCTTTCCGGCTCGTGCCATTCTGCCTCTTCAGTGATTTGGTGCAGGCCCCAACCTGAGAAAGGACGGACCTTGAAGAAGCTTTACGTCGGGAACATCCCCTACGCGACAACTGAAGAGGAATTGCGAGCGTTTTTCGAACAGTCTGGTTTGCAAGTCGCCAGCGTTACTTTGATTCGTGACCGCATGACTGGAAATCCGAAAGGATTCGGTTTTGTTGAGACGAATTCTGACGACGAGGCACGGGCTGCGATTGAGAAGCTGAACGGCCAGAATTTTATGGGCCGCAACCTGATCGTGAACGAAGCGCGACCACCACGCGATTTTGGCGGCGGGGGTGGACGCGGCGGACGCGATTCAGGCGGTTCCTCCCGGCGAAGATATTAAGCGCCCTTTTCGTTTCCCGCTTGCTCCTGGCGGGCGAAGGTCGGATGCACCTGTAGGGGATCGAGTTCTATCCGCAGAGACACCCCGCCGGCTGTTTCTACGGCATTCCCCTCCTGAACGCGCAGCAAGCTTGCACGAGCCAACATCCACGCCAGATGGCGATGGGGCGCGCCATCGAAACCAGGAGAATTTCCGGAGGGATGCCGGCGCGCTTTCCGATGGTTGCGCGCCTCTCTTGCCTTCGCGCCTGAGGGCCCCCGGGCAGGCTTTCGCGATCTTCCTTCCCTTCGATGGGAGGGTGGTTGGTCTGCGAATGTTAGCCGTACAGGGCTAGACCCGCATCCAGAAAATAAAGATCAGGCTGACAATTCTCCGGGTGGCCCGACCGAAGCTCACCACAACTTGCGCTGAAGCCGGTTCGGGAAACGGCCGCGCATAAAAGAATCGAACGTGCCCGTCCGCGCCAGCCTCCACTCGATAAGGCCTTCCCCATTCCCTCGGCAAGTCGGTCAAGGCCACGCCCTTGCCTT
It encodes the following:
- a CDS encoding PilZ domain-containing protein; amino-acid sequence: MLERRRAKRFMLCLRAVGQYRESRHQLVELRGETFDVSRLGVYLVTDRIVPEGTPIDLELELPIAREEGDCVRVRCRARVVRTDPAGQPALPTPMVGLACAIEQIYSYAGLSDDTACLAATA
- a CDS encoding RNA-binding protein; translated protein: MKKLYVGNIPYATTEEELRAFFEQSGLQVASVTLIRDRMTGNPKGFGFVETNSDDEARAAIEKLNGQNFMGRNLIVNEARPPRDFGGGGGRGGRDSGGSSRRRY